The genomic DNA TCGCGACGACTTCGTACGGAATTGTCGCACAGTTTGGCGCAGTAACAAGCGCGTCGGCCTCGCCTTCGTGCAATAGCGCGCGCGATGTGAACGGAGTGTTCGCATCACATCCACAATACGATGATGATTGCGCGACACGACGAGAGCGCTGCCTCGCGAAGCAGGCGATTGTGGGTACTCGTCGTCGATCCCGCCGGAACATGATTCGAAAAGCCCGAATCAGACCCGCTACTCTATTTCGGCTTCTTGGCCGGTTCGCTCGGGCGGGCGCCGCCCCATGGGTCGTACTTGTCCTTGGGCTCGGGAATGCGCTCGAGCGCAGCCTTGTAGACCTTCTCGTCGACCTTGGGCTTGTTGTCCCCGGGCTTGGCCGAGTCCTGGGGCGGCCGCCGGCCCTGTGCCTGCGCCGGGGCAGCCGTCAGCGCCAGCGCCAGCGCGGCGGCCGCGATGACCAAAGTCCTCATTGCTGCAATCCCCTTCGTCTGGGGTGCACGCTAGCCTGCAATCGCGGAATAGCAAATACCGCGGGCTCCAAGGATTGATCTCAAGGCTTAGTGGAGGCTTCAGCAAATCTTGATCGGCGAGGACTTCGCCGGACCGCATTCGTGCCTATCTGTTGGCCCGCAGGGGACTTTCACGGATGTTACGGATTGTTGCTCAAGCGGCGCGGCGCGCTCGCGCTCGGCGCCTGCGGCTTTGCCGACAGCCGCGCGCCGGTGCCTGAGTTCATGCGCATGAAGGAGACCGAGCAACCGGCGCCCGAAGCGCCCCCCGACGTCAAGCGTGTGGTGCGCGAACAGATCGACGTTGTCTTCCTCACCACCTCCTATCCGCGCGAGGTGCACGTCGCCCCGCCCCATCGCGAGGTGCGAGGACCGGGCTGGACCGCCTGCGTCCGCGCCCAGCTCACCTCCGCGACCGGCACGTCGCTTGGCGCCCAGACCTACATCGTGACGATCAATGGCGGAAAGGTCGTCGACCGCCGGCGCGCCGAAGCCGACGACATCTGCGGGACCGAGACTTACGAGCCGATCTAGGAGCGCTGAAAGAGAAAGTTCCGGGAAAAACCAGCATTTTGGCCGGGAACGATAGCCGCCTCCCCTTCTTGTTACCGCCGAGGGCAGTTTCGAGGAGGACATGATGAAGACATTTGCGATTGCGCTGCTGGCGGGCGTGGGTGCCCTGGCGGCCGCCTCGGGCGCGAAGGCTTCCGATATCTACACGACCAGCGAGTACACCAATCCGGATCTGGTTCAGCAAGTGCGGCTCGTCTGCGACGACGCCGGCCGCTGCTATCGCACGCGTGGCGGCGCGCGCGTGATCGTGCGCGATTCCTACAACTACATGCCGCGCGAACGCTATTACGAGCGCCGAACCTATCATCGCGATTGGGATGACGGTCCGCGCGCCGGCGTCGGCATCCGCGCGCCTGGCGTCAGCGTCGGCGTCGGTGTCGGCGACCGCTGGTAATTGATGACGGCATGACAGTCGGGACCGGACGAGACAGCTCGCCCGGTCCCGTTCGCATGCCATCGGGTGACGAAGATCAGCCGGCGGACGATTGCTGCTGAAACTGCTCGTAGGCCGCGATCGCATCGGCCGCGTACATCAGCGACGGCCCGCCGCCCATGTAGACGGCCATGCCAAGCGTCTCCTCGATCTCCTCGCGGGTTGCGCCGAGCTTGACGAGCGCCTCGGCGTGGAAGCCGATGCAGCCGTCGCAATGCGCGGCGACGCCGAGCGCCAGCGCCATCAGCTCCTTGGTCTTCTTGTCCAGCGCGCCGTCACGCGTGGCG from Bradyrhizobium sp. CCBAU 53351 includes the following:
- a CDS encoding carboxymuconolactone decarboxylase family protein → MDKNYVDITRNISANLKKLRSDIPDTMKGFSALAQAATRDGALDKKTKELMALALGVAAHCDGCIGFHAEALVKLGATREEIEETLGMAVYMGGGPSLMYAADAIAAYEQFQQQSSAG